Proteins found in one Carassius auratus strain Wakin chromosome 12, ASM336829v1, whole genome shotgun sequence genomic segment:
- the LOC113111936 gene encoding coiled-coil domain-containing protein 6 yields the protein MMADSASESDTDGATPQCSSSLSSSILISSFRLEELTNRLASLQQENKVLKIELETFKLKCKALQEENRDLRKASVTIQARAEQEEEFISNTLFKKIQALQKEKETLAVNYEEEEEFLTNELSRKLMQLQHEKAELEQHLEQEQEFQVNKLMKKIKKLENDTITKQLTLEQLRREKIDLENTLEQEQEALVNRLWKRMDKLEAEKRILQEKLDQPVSALTSPRDISMEIDSPENMMRHIRFLKSEVERLKKNLRTAELQQTEKRAQYIEEERHMREENIRLQRKLQREVERREALCRQLSESESSLEMDDERYFNEMSAQGLRSRTVSSPIPYSPSPSSSRPISPGLSHASHTVGFTPPTTLTRAGMSYYNTPGLHVHVGASHGIARPSPRRSNSPDKFKRPTPPPSPNTQGGVQPPPPPPPAMQQSLQP from the exons ATGATGGCGGATAGTGCGAGTGAGAGCGACACGGACGGAGCCACCCCTCAGTGCTCCTCATCCTTGTCCTCCTCCATCCTTATCTCTTCATTCCGTCTAGAGGAGTTGACGAACCGCCTGGCTTCTTTACAGCAAGAGAATAAAGTGCTGAAGATCGAGCTCGAGACGTTTAAATTGAAGTGTAAAGCTCTGCAGGAGGAGAACAGAGACTTGCGCAAAGCCAGTGTCACCATA caagcGAGAGCAGAACAAGAAGAAGAGTTCATCAGTAACACCCTTTTCAAGAAGATTCAGGCCctgcagaaagagaaagaaacactAGCGGTCAACTATGAGGAGGAAGAAGAGTTCCTCACTAATGAGCTCTCCAGAAAACTTATGCAA TTACAACACGAGAAAGCCGAACTGGAGCAGCACTTAGAACAGGAGCAGGAGTTTCAAGTCAACAAACTGATGAAGAAGATCAAAAAGCTGGAGAACGACACGATCACCAAACAGCTCACCTTAGAGCAG CTTAGACGTGAAAAGATCGACTTGGAGAACACCTTAGAGCAAGAACAAGAAGCTCTTGTGAATCGGCTGTGGAAACGCATGGACAAACTGGAAGCAGAAAAAAG GATTCTTCAGGAGAAGCTTGACCAGCCTGTCTCCGCTCTGACGTCCCCCAGAGACATCTCAATGGAGATCGACTCACCTGAGAATATGATGCGACACATCCGCTTCCTCAAGAGTGAGGTGGAGCGGCTGAAGAAGAACCTCCGCACTGCAGAGCTACAGC aGACCGAGAAGAGGGCTCAGTACATAGAGGAAGAGCGCCACATGCGGGAGGAGAACATCCGGCTGCAGAGGAAGCTCCAGAGAGAGGTGGAGCGCAGGGAGGCACTGTGCCGGCAGCTCTCCGAGAGCGAGTCCAGCTTGGAGATGGACGATGAGAG GTACTTTAATGAGATGTCCGCTCAAGGCCTACGTTCCCGTACCGTATCCAGCCCCATTCCCTACAGCCCGTCCCCATCCTCCAGCAGACCCATCTCACCAG GGTTGTCTCATGCGAGTCACACAGTGGGCTTCACACCACCAACTACGCTGACCAGAGCAGGCATGTCCTACTACAACACACCCGGCCTGCATGTCCATGTAGGAGCCTCTCACGGCATTGCA AGACCCTCCCCAAGGAGAAGCAACAGTCCAGACAAATTCAAGCGGCCTACACCCCCTCCTTCCCCCAACACCCAGGGTGGTGTCCAGCCCCCGCCTCCCCCTCCACCCGCCATGCAGCAGTCCTTGCAGCCATAG